The following are from one region of the Cyanobium gracile PCC 6307 genome:
- a CDS encoding type II toxin-antitoxin system VapC family toxin, with the protein MLFVDTCVLLAALIPEHHSDAAATFLEEAPAPLAISPWSATELHSALGMKVRTGALSPLQAEAVLEGFERSLAPGFLILEVQPQDFRNADAWMRRS; encoded by the coding sequence ATGCTGTTCGTGGACACCTGCGTGCTGCTGGCGGCCCTCATACCGGAGCACCACTCCGACGCCGCCGCGACCTTTCTCGAAGAGGCCCCTGCGCCACTGGCGATCAGCCCCTGGAGTGCCACCGAGCTCCATTCCGCTCTCGGGATGAAGGTGCGCACCGGTGCCCTGAGTCCCTTGCAGGCCGAGGCGGTGCTCGAAGGCTTCGAACGCAGCCTGGCCCCAGGGTTTCTGATTCTGGAGGTGCAACCCCAGGACTTCCGCAATGCCGACGCCTGGATGCGCCGTTCATGA
- a CDS encoding type II toxin-antitoxin system Phd/YefM family antitoxin, with amino-acid sequence MQGTISPPTLLPARLVARGGMYRRRVLANYCRGTAPREALKLVIAMTNTMRQVTVAEAKVQRSSLLDVVEQGQPVVITRRGKAIAELVPRQAVRDLLP; translated from the coding sequence ATGCAGGGCACCATCTCCCCTCCGACCCTCCTGCCGGCGCGGCTGGTGGCACGAGGGGGCATGTACAGACGGCGCGTGTTGGCCAATTACTGCCGGGGCACCGCCCCACGAGAAGCCCTGAAGTTGGTCATCGCGATGACCAACACCATGCGACAGGTCACGGTGGCGGAGGCCAAAGTCCAGCGGTCGAGCCTGCTCGACGTGGTGGAGCAAGGCCAGCCGGTGGTGATCACCCGCCGCGGCAAAGCCATCGCTGAGCTGGTTCCCCGGCAGGCCGTGCGCGATCTCTTGCCCTAG
- a CDS encoding type II toxin-antitoxin system death-on-curing family toxin, with amino-acid sequence MRIAPGTLILPGPFEIARVHAATINKHGGLQVTPDPRRIETALEEVLTFHTFRPEADIALLAAVVAYAFAKGHPLPDGNKRVAFFSVKMVLRANGFEWKPRHEEAEQRLWQIAETSPAQRDQMLEELSIWIRQSCTPLSS; translated from the coding sequence GTGAGGATTGCGCCTGGGACCCTGATCCTCCCAGGCCCTTTTGAGATTGCACGGGTCCATGCGGCGACGATCAACAAGCATGGTGGTCTCCAGGTAACGCCTGATCCACGCAGGATCGAAACCGCTCTGGAGGAGGTCCTGACATTCCACACCTTCAGGCCTGAGGCGGACATCGCTCTGTTGGCTGCTGTGGTGGCCTACGCCTTTGCGAAGGGCCACCCCTTACCCGATGGCAACAAGCGGGTGGCGTTCTTCTCCGTGAAGATGGTCCTGCGGGCGAATGGGTTTGAGTGGAAGCCCCGCCATGAAGAGGCGGAGCAGCGCCTGTGGCAGATTGCAGAAACCTCCCCTGCACAGCGTGATCAGATGCTTGAAGAACTCTCGATCTGGATTCGGCAAAGCTGCACGCCGCTGTCCAGCTGA